The following is a genomic window from Prunus persica cultivar Lovell chromosome G7, Prunus_persica_NCBIv2, whole genome shotgun sequence.
TGAAGGAACCAATGATCTGACTACCAGGACTCAATGTCGAGCTACAGACTTAAAATAAAGCGCTTattgggaggcaacccaatTTTTACTAAactctttactttttttatttttattttgttttgtttttaacttttaatgCGTATTGGTTAACTGCAGGTCGCAACACGGGGACAACAAAAGTAGGTAATCCTATACTGGAATCATGCACCCAACAACAAGTTTAGCAATCCCGCATAGAAACAAATAACAGCACATATTCCTATACCGGAATCATGCACCCAGCAGCACGTCTACATTAACATCAAAGGCAGATATTCCTATACTGGAATCATGCATTTAGCAGCAAGTTTAACAGATctacaacaacaaaacttGCAGGGATTCGATACTATACCTATGAGATGCATGGATTCGATATTATACCTACTCCCAACTTAAAGATTGACTTGCTCGATGAAATCCGCCAGTCTCCATGTATTATTTCCAAGGTTGAAGCAACTCTAAAATTGAAGCAGATGAAAGCATATGTGGATGAGTATCTCAAGACAAGGCAATGAGGTTCTTCAGTTCTAACTAAACTGAAGCGAAAATTGCTACTTCCGTCAAACAAGAGACTAAGGGAGTAAAGTTGAAGGATCATGAGAAAGAATTAACGCTTGTTTTGATGAGTTAACTTGCTTGTCGTACTTAAACATTTTGatagttcaaattttttatgcaCAATGCATTCCTAAAGATGTTTGGTTCCGTCCGAATTGGGAAAAATTATGCACATTTATCAAGGGTAAACCAAGACCCTTATAACTTATGGAGGAGGCTAAAAAACCAACCGAACCGTTTAGGGATTGGTTCCCGTCCCAATTCTTGCCTTGGAAAAATTGACTCAAATTGAATTAGACCGGTTATGTTAACCGTACATATTCATGTATATCCAAGTTTATTAGTAACCCCAAGTAATATGTCGATACTTTCGCCCAATTAATACCCAACTAAATAACAGCTCTAGCACTATGTTTTCCTCTGTCTTGCCCATTATCTCATCACCTCTTTCTCTATTGTATATTTTTCTCGTTTTCGTATTTcactcttctttccttttaactcttcttctcatttctctcttcttcacatcatcctctttttctcttcttccaaaCTGCAAACCACCCGTACCAAAATGAAGCCGTATAAGTTTGGTTTGGCTATGTTCCTCTAGAAACTTTTTATTACAACTAAACCAAACTGGATCTAGTGTAAGTTTGGGGTTCGGTTCCAATTCAAGGGATAAACCGGACCGTGTCCACCCCGagtcaaaacaaaacaacttaattataaaaaaaaaagggtaaaactcttaacaaaaaattacacacaactaaaatattaaaaaaaactctctaCATTTATGTATGTTGAATATTGTAAATGACAGAAATCACAATGAGAATGAATTCATACTcaatagaaattgtgaaatgacgactccttttgtgaaaataaGCTTAATGTACACGTTTTTAAACTGTAGAAGGGTAAAACAAGCCAACCTTACTAGTTATTCTACTCTGATACACATAACAGTTAGAAACTATAGAGCAGGGATAGTATAATTAGAGACCAAACAGTAACAGAAACTGCGTATGCTCCCCATTAAAAACTCTGCCCCACTACAGGCTTAGGCACATCAGAAAGTaccatgttttttttggtaaatgatGAGAACCAAGGATCCTGTTTAACATGTCcaaataaaaatggtttcctatttttattatttggagTGCCCTCATCAGCTCTGACAATTGTTTAAAACGTGGCACTTCTAAGGTTTctgtttatttgattttcagtcattgataaaagaaaatttgagtgCACTTAATTTGTGCTCATGTACATTGACAGAAAACGTTTGAAAAGGTGAAATATTACAATACCAAATGAACTCTAACCAGAGCTGTACACAATTTTATTTACCAAATACGcaacttaaataaaaaaattcactaCTGCTTGCTGGGCATTCTAATCTATATATAATGCTCAAACTACCTCAAGATCTCATAATGCAGATAGTATACTTTAAAACTTACTTCCaacctttcttcttcatcaacccAAGTTCTCAGTGAAAATCATACTAGTATGAAACAAacctaaattttatttaccaTAGATTTCCTAAACAAGGCTCAAAACATCTGATAAGACGAAACCAAAGAACACAAATTGGTAGCATAGATCTCCTAAACAGTAGCAGCTCTGTAAATTGTTGCATGAAATGTCATTGATCTTTAAAACATAACCACAGTGACAGCAACATAAATGAGAccccagaaaaagaaacaaaaaaggaggGAGAAATCTAagccacaaaagaaaaaacaaagaaaatactgATTGGGTTATTTCATAAATATAGAGGAGAAATGAAGATGGTGTACCTGATTATCAGAGTCACTGAAGCAAATGCCACTGCAGGGTTTAAAAGAAGGGGGCACACTCCATAGTTTTCCATCATATTATGGCATTATTGACGTGAAGAGACAGTacaagagggaaaaaaaattggggggACCTGACCAGCCAACAACCTTTGCAACTGAACATCTTTGACAAGAAATCCttattaaatcaaaaccaacagaAAGAGGCAGAAACATTCTTTTAAAAGGAATAATTTGTTGCTCAAGATGCTAAATATTCTGGCTTGCATCATTATCATTCTTTAttaaaccaaaaagaagaaagaaaaactagCACAATGATAAACTCAGAAAGCAATGTACTcggaacaaagaaaaaaaaaactttatgaACAAGCACATACTTTGCTAATATGTCTAGGATTGCATAAAGAGAGACAACTATATCCACATTGGAAACCTCATCTATAACAAATTAGAAAGTAAAACTTAAAAGAGATTCCCTAATAATAGGAAGATTCTAAGTTATCTATAACAAATTAGAAAATCCTGTTGAGGtagctctcaatgaaagcatcAATTTGTGGGATATGAATTCCACAAACACTTTGAGATGTCTCATTTAAAAGAATGCAACTGAGGCCTTTGCACACCAACCTTCTCAACGGTTCCTATTGATCTCAAAATGAGAATCTAAGCCAATAGGTCCTTTGTATCTTCACAGCATTATAAAAGTACTAACTTATCAACCCATGGTCTAAGCCAAGAAATATAACTTATCATCACCTCCCTGCACATGCTTAAAGATCTCATCGTCTTCGAGTGGCATATATAGATCCCTCTAAGCCAAGTAGGAAgtatttgaaacaaaaaaaacaaaaatggattATAGCATCCAAGACATCACTATAGAAGCTACTACAAAAAGATCACGGCACAAACCTTTTTATAGCACTTTTAGAAATGATTGTGATACATTATGTTATTGAAATTAGCAGTTTCTTAAGAACAATGTTAGCTAAGCctaaagaaaagataacaaatCATTTACTGTATGGAAGGTCACAAGAAAACTTAGAACAATCAATAATGGAATTTTCACActccattttccttttcaatttaacaaaaacaaaaagtatctGTAATATAAAATCTTTGGCAATTTTAACTGAAATAGCCATGATATAACCCTTAttgaagagatgatgaaggcaacataatataaaattagaaatttgCTATCGTACTAAAGAGTACAAATCATGTATAAACTAAACAGTAGATATGTTCTTTGTTTACACAACTTATAGCATAATTTGAAAGAGGTAGCCAGATAAACTCAGcaataaaaaaagtaatgaAACTTTGATAAAAGAATAGAACACGTAGTAGAAAGGCTAACAAAACTTGTCATAATCAACTGATAATTATAGCTCCTTGAAATTAAATCCAAGGTGACAAATATAACTTGTTTCATCATCAAGGATAACTATTACTCAATCCACCATCTAAATACCTTACAAACACTTACTTAACAAAGCCTACCAATAACCCAAGAGAATTCAACCTAACATTAATACATCAAAAATCCATCTTAAACATCAATTTGATAAGAACAAACAACTTCTTATCAGTCAATGAATCAAATTAAACGCAGTAACatactctttctctttcttggtGTCTGCATTCTAGCGCTGAATGTTAAGCATCTGCTTGGCCTCAGTCTGCTCCTCCAACAATCCATCACTAGTATACTTGCTCAGCagctccttcttcttcttctccagcaCCATCTTCTCAATCTCCTTATCGTCTGGCAAGGGCACGTGCACCACAAACTCTTTCTCCCTCTCACTCCTCTCTTGTAATTCCCTTTCTCTCTGCCTCTCCTCCTCAAccacctcttcttcctcttcaaaCAAAACCTCCTTCGCCTTCGCCACCGACACCACCTCCCCACTCTTCACAGCCCTCCGTGCCTCTTTCCTTATCTCCTCCATCCGTTTCCACTCCGCCACGGCCTCCGCTCTCATTTTCTCCTCCGCCAGAGCCTCAACCTTCTCCAGAACCCCATCCTCATCGTCCCTATACCCATAATAGCTCGCATCAATCCTTTTGTATATATCGTACCTCGTCCTCCGCTTTCTCAGCTCCGGTGGCTTCTCGAAAAGCTCTCTGACTCCCGGCAACTTCTTCGCCGCGCCGAAATACCGATACCCAGGGCCTCGGCCGCTAGGGTTTGGGACGTCGATGATGTTGCCATCGAGGTCCGTCATCTTAGGGGCGTGTTTCGCATAGTTAGGGCCTCCGAGCTCAACAATTCGTCGTTCCCAGTGAACCTTCTCCCGTATGAGCTTGTTGATCTCGTCGTTGAGGTCGCGGAGACGGTGCTCGCCGAGCCCTTCGTTTTGGATCTCGGCGACTTTTCGGCCAATCTCTCCCATGATTTGCTGCCTCCATTTGGAGGCCTCGGCAAGGTCCCGGCATTCGGAGGCCAGGTATGGACGTCGCTCTtttggcttcttcttctcttcggCTTTGAGTGTGATGAATCGATTGAGCATCGACTGCGCTTTCTCTTCGTTACGAGCCATTGCGATTTGCTGCGAATTATTCAAACAAGTGTTGGGGAAATTCCGTTAAACCCTAGTGTATTTGGAATTGGggctttttgttttggttgagAACCCATTAcagaaaaaagcaaagaaaaccgTTATTTGATCCTCCCACAtggaattgaataaaaatgaattCTGAGAAAGTTGGGGAGAACACCCAGAAACCAGTCAACCAAAACTTAAACAGCCAAATacagaaaaagataaagcttcTTTTAAGATACTGGAATTAAGAAGAGCAAGGGAAGACAGAGGAGCTGAGATCTGAGAGAGGTACCTCTGTGTTGTCTGCTCGGGTTTCTGCGTGGGTGGTATTGCAATGTCAAGGTGGTGTTGACGGTGGCGTTGATTCTGGAAAGGCTGAAAAGAAGGATCTGCTGACTGCGAGAGAGcaagagagcgagagagagtgagagaggaTCAGATTCTACAATGCCAGGACGAGCGTTTGTGACTATTGGAGTTGTGGTCCGCCTAAAATCTTTGTAACACCAGCCTCCAACCAATCGAGAAATTTCATACTTGCACCTAAAATCTGTGTCTGGACGAATCCTTACTTAATTAGAATTTtgattctttattttattagaattttagttacttattaattattaattatttagttttattgtaatagagatttacttcctattataatttagatatattttctattttatttaagatTAACACATATGTgtgtacttgtataaatacctctatattggagaagaataataatatgagcaTATTTGAGCATAACTGatatttttcctattttatttgacACCACATGTCATCTTCTCAACAATGCCAACACAATAGTCGCAACACATGTCGGACTCAGGAGCAGACCCAGGAATTTTTCAACGGAGGTGCAATTTATTGCTATCATCATCAACACCAACAGTTCATCTTTAACATACTCTATATAAGTAATTAGGAGTGAGCATCACAAAACACTTAGCATAAAAATATAATCACAACAGTAGGAGATGTTGAGGAGAGGTAGTATTGCCATATGTTTATCAAATTCTACCATGTTGGTTGGCTGGTGCTGGCCACGAAGGCGGCTGATAAGGTGGAGAGGGAGCACGATATGGCTAGGAAATAAGCACCGCGGGTTCTGCCTAGCTTGGAAAATCAAATCTTGGAGGTTGAATATTTGTGATATTGCCCAAgctttaaaattgaaatcatgctTTGATATTTACTGAAAATCTAACATAAGGGGTCACCAAGATCTTTATGTTTACAAGAAACTAGTACAAATGGAGTGACCACCATATTTGACAAAGATCCTAAATCTTGGATTTAAGTAAAATCAGATACTTGGATACACTACATATACGGAAAAGAGAGCTATGTTGCCTAACCACAAAAAAATGGGGGAAATCTGGCAGACTACAAGATCGTAGATTGATTGCAAAACATAAAACTTCATCTCTGTCTTCGTACGAATCAAAATTATCAACCCGTGTCCACATAAATGTGTtccttttacaaaaaaaaaatcctagtCCAAAACAACGTCGTTTTGACTAGGCtttgttaaacaaaaaaagaagcgCGCGCGCTATGAGCAGCTTGTAGTACAAGCAGCGCAGCGCCCAGGCCATTTACGCATTTCATCGAACACTTTGCGTGCGTCTCTAGTCTGAGCAGAGGTGCAACTCCAGCATCTCTTATGGAGTTTTCCGGCAAGCGGAGATGCAggtgcacctccttgcgcctgCACAGGTCCGCCACTGGTCGGACCCCAAACTTTTTCTCCTGTCTCGACTTGTTTGCCTGACTCACGCGTTGCCATCCTACTCGTTTATTCAATTCACACGTGACACAATAATAATTGTTCAGTTGCATTCAACTTGTAAATAAGTAAACCTCCTTCATTTCTACACCATTTTAcaaatggaaatttttttaaaattgtcacAAGtggaagaaataaataaataaatgcaagCGCTCCATAATAATGCTACATGAGAACTTGTCTTTATTcgaaagaggaaaacaaacTATAGGGCGTAGATGGGTCTTCATTAGGATTTGTCAATGAGCTGTACATTCCTAATTAGTCTAAGTCAACTATTTGATTATGCAAGATTATAGGAACATAATTACTTTCCTAGAATAGTTTCCTAGGCTCTGTATATATAACCTTCCTATttgttatatattaatatgtatgaagtattattttttaccaATCTgatatggtatcagagcagtcAATCTTGACTGTCTCTTGCCCTAACCCTAATCGCTTCCGCGGCAACAGCCGTCATACAGACCCAGCACCAGCCCATATTCCATCTCAAATCACCGTTTTGCAATATTCCATCTATTACGCAGCACCAGCACCAGCACCAAAAGCAATATTCCATCTCACAAACCCAGCACGAATACCACCCATATTCCATCTTACAAACCCATTCAAACCTTTCCTCTAGTCAAATCACGTTTTGCAATATTGCAAATCACTTTCCACTCACAGACCCATTCAAACCGttcccttgtttttttttttccctttcaacCCAATATTTCTTATTGCAAAACAGTTTGTCTTATTGCCTTTGTCCACCGTGCACTTGCTTTTCCTCAActtgatatttcttttttgttcttttttcattgGTTGTCAGCCAATATCATGGCCAACGATGATGGGTCAGCAAACACCAATCAATCCTTGGTGTCGGGAGGCTCCAAAACTACCACACAAATCGTCACTTTGCAGAGTGACACCTCCAACTTCTCCGCAGGAATCAAACTGGATGAGAATAATTATTCTCTATGGCATCAAATCATAGAGATGAAGATAGCTGGGCGAGAAAAACATGGCCACTTGACCGGTGATATTGCCCAACCTGCAGACACAGATCCCACATTTAATAAATGGCGTGCATCGGATTGCCAAGTCAAGAGTTAGTTGTTCGACGCCATGCAACCTACTCAGATTAAACGATTTATTCGTTATGACACAGCAAAGCAAGTCTGGGCTGCAATCAAGCAAACCTATTCAGATGGTGCTGATGAAGCCAAGATTTATGACCTTCACAGACGGTCATTCATAATGAAGCAAGCTGGCGCATCAGTTGCCAAATATTACAGTGAGCTCACTGAGATTTTTCAGGAGCTTGATCAATTAAGTCCAAGCACCATGGAGCATCCGAAAGACATTGAGACTAGACGCAAAGAGGTTGATCGTCTCCGagtttatatatttcttgcaGGTTTGGACAATAATTTCGATCAAATCCGAGGAGAGATTTTGCGGATGGAGCCAACACCCGAACTGGAGGCCGCATATGCACATATTAAAAGAGAGAGTAACCGACAGGGAACCATGTCTGAAGTTGGTGTAACCTCCGAAGCCACAGCCTTGGCTACTGCGAGGTCCAAACAATCTCGGCCGAACAACTATAGTGTCGACCCTACTCGTAACCGGCCTCCAATGAAGTGTAC
Proteins encoded in this region:
- the LOC18783159 gene encoding pre-mRNA-splicing factor ISY1 homolog produces the protein MARNEEKAQSMLNRFITLKAEEKKKPKERRPYLASECRDLAEASKWRQQIMGEIGRKVAEIQNEGLGEHRLRDLNDEINKLIREKVHWERRIVELGGPNYAKHAPKMTDLDGNIIDVPNPSGRGPGYRYFGAAKKLPGVRELFEKPPELRKRRTRYDIYKRIDASYYGYRDDEDGVLEKVEALAEEKMRAEAVAEWKRMEEIRKEARRAVKSGEVVSVAKAKEVLFEEEEEVVEEERQRERELQERSEREKEFVVHVPLPDDKEIEKMVLEKKKKELLSKYTSDGLLEEQTEAKQMLNIQR